A part of Desulfofundulus salinus genomic DNA contains:
- a CDS encoding NfeD family protein — protein MSGQLLTWLSVLAFLLGFIALVLEIFVVPGFGVAGMAGIILLAWGVLLLAVDFTQATAALVVALALTIVVFFLGLKFMSRLNLWQRLTLGTRLEKDEGYVAGQVDLGHLVDLTGVALTPLRPAGTAEIAGRRLDVVTSGEYIPAGAKVQVVRVEGSRVVVRRTDYI, from the coding sequence ATGTCTGGTCAACTTTTAACCTGGCTCTCGGTACTGGCTTTTTTGCTGGGCTTTATTGCCCTGGTGCTTGAAATTTTCGTCGTTCCGGGCTTTGGCGTGGCGGGGATGGCCGGGATCATTCTCCTGGCCTGGGGGGTATTGTTGCTGGCGGTGGATTTTACCCAGGCCACGGCTGCGCTGGTGGTGGCCCTGGCCCTTACGATAGTGGTATTTTTCCTGGGGCTTAAATTTATGTCCCGGCTTAACCTTTGGCAGCGTTTAACCCTGGGTACCAGGCTGGAGAAAGATGAGGGCTATGTTGCCGGACAGGTGGACCTGGGGCACCTGGTGGACCTTACGGGGGTGGCGTTAACCCCCCTGCGGCCCGCGGGGACGGCGGAAATTGCCGGCCGGCGGCTGGATGTGGTTACCAGCGGGGAATACATCCCCGCCGGGGCGAAAGTGCAGGTGGTGCGGGTGGAAGGGAGCCGGGTGGTGGTACGCCGGACAGACTACATTTAG
- a CDS encoding HEAT repeat domain-containing protein — MKPTGRYVEKLIASLRHEDPTIRRRAAWLLGKLKEKSAVLPLLHCLMENGNDPYILADAALALGEIGDRQATAHLIFLLQHNSFLPARLAAVEALGRLGGNRAREALTEALKDPNQVVRIAAAEALHALDFKNSVRSKGSR; from the coding sequence ATGAAACCGACGGGGAGATATGTGGAAAAATTGATCGCCTCCCTCAGACATGAAGATCCTACCATCCGGCGAAGGGCGGCCTGGCTGCTGGGAAAATTGAAAGAAAAATCGGCTGTCTTGCCGCTCCTCCATTGCCTTATGGAAAACGGCAACGATCCTTACATTTTGGCCGATGCGGCTCTTGCCCTGGGAGAAATCGGTGATAGGCAGGCGACGGCGCATCTAATATTTTTATTACAACACAATTCGTTTCTGCCGGCCCGTCTGGCAGCCGTCGAAGCACTGGGCAGGCTGGGCGGCAACCGGGCCAGGGAAGCCCTCACCGAAGCTCTGAAGGACCCAAATCAGGTGGTACGTATAGCCGCCGCAGAGGCGCTGCACGCCCTGGATTTTAAGAATTCGGTCAGAAGCAAGGGAAGTCGCTAG
- a CDS encoding histidine triad nucleotide-binding protein, with translation MQDCVFCKIVKKEIPAEIVYEDEHVMAFKDIHPAAPVHILLIPKKHISTFFDLTDEDVSIIGRVQLAAARVAKQLNLEEKGFRLVSNCKEDAGQLIFHIHYHLLGGRALQWPPG, from the coding sequence ATGCAGGATTGCGTTTTCTGCAAGATCGTGAAAAAGGAGATTCCCGCCGAGATAGTTTATGAAGATGAGCACGTGATGGCCTTTAAAGATATCCACCCGGCGGCTCCTGTCCACATCTTGCTCATTCCGAAAAAACACATCTCCACCTTCTTCGACCTGACGGATGAAGACGTTTCCATAATCGGCCGTGTTCAGCTGGCGGCAGCCCGGGTCGCTAAGCAGTTGAACCTGGAAGAAAAGGGATTTCGGTTGGTCAGCAACTGCAAGGAAGATGCCGGCCAGCTGATTTTCCATATTCATTATCATTTGCTGGGGGGTAGAGCGCTGCAGTGGCCACCGGGCTAG
- a CDS encoding universal stress protein: MYRKIMVAYDGSPYSNKALSAGMELARCCGCELHAVAVVNLPDYAGTVAEVDDMVTRAREFYEKKLGDAVSRAAGKNVKLTTHLIFGHVGETIVRYARENNFDLIVVGTHGWSAIQKLVMGSVSSYVIRHAACDVLVAKGRED; the protein is encoded by the coding sequence ATGTACCGCAAGATCATGGTGGCCTATGATGGTTCTCCATACTCCAACAAGGCCCTGTCTGCAGGAATGGAGCTGGCCCGTTGCTGCGGGTGCGAGCTGCACGCGGTTGCCGTGGTGAACCTGCCCGATTATGCGGGCACGGTGGCAGAAGTAGACGACATGGTGACCAGGGCACGGGAATTTTACGAAAAGAAGCTGGGAGATGCAGTTTCCAGAGCAGCCGGTAAGAACGTAAAGCTGACCACGCATCTGATCTTCGGCCACGTGGGGGAAACCATCGTACGCTATGCCCGGGAGAATAATTTTGATTTGATAGTCGTGGGAACCCACGGCTGGAGCGCCATTCAAAAGCTGGTCATGGGCAGCGTTTCTTCCTACGTAATCCGTCACGCAGCGTGTGATGTACTGGTGGCCAAAGGCAGGGAAGACTAA
- a CDS encoding Chromate resistance protein ChrB: protein MQEWLVLVYKLPPEPSRYRAAVWRRIKSLGAIYLQNGVCVLPYGRDTERQFRQLRKEIEDCGGESFLIKGTLLVGEQNLIELFNAARDEEYAEIIDRCEDFFKEIEMETESRHFTYAELEENEEDLAKLEKWMKKVIERDFFQASLAEKTKELLQECRTRLDEFADRVFVCEDSMHKKPECMES from the coding sequence GTGCAGGAGTGGCTTGTACTTGTTTATAAGTTGCCGCCAGAACCGTCCCGTTACAGGGCGGCAGTCTGGCGGCGGATCAAGTCCCTGGGAGCAATATACCTGCAGAACGGGGTCTGTGTTTTACCTTACGGACGTGACACCGAAAGGCAGTTCAGACAATTGCGCAAAGAGATTGAGGATTGCGGAGGGGAATCGTTTTTAATCAAAGGTACGCTGCTCGTTGGCGAACAGAACCTAATAGAACTCTTCAATGCGGCCAGGGACGAGGAATATGCGGAAATCATCGACCGCTGCGAAGATTTTTTCAAGGAAATAGAGATGGAAACTGAAAGCCGGCACTTTACTTACGCCGAACTGGAAGAAAACGAAGAAGATCTGGCCAAGCTGGAAAAATGGATGAAAAAGGTTATAGAAAGAGACTTCTTCCAGGCCAGCTTGGCAGAAAAGACAAAGGAACTATTACAGGAGTGCCGTACGCGTCTGGATGAATTTGCCGATCGGGTTTTTGTATGCGAAGATTCCATGCATAAAAAACCTGAGTGTATGGAATCCTGA
- a CDS encoding dynamin family protein has translation MLEHFREQKTLLSNAVEQLITLAEAGENRFAVDLLTESLARVASETFTLVVMGEFKRGKSTLINALVGARILPTAIVPLTAIPTFIRYGMEPQATVVFLDGRAEKVPVGDIVRYVTEKENPRNVKKVREVEVIYPAPFLAEGIILVDTPGVGSAYTHNTEAAYGYLPRADAALFVISVDAPLGKGELDYLRDVRHHVHKLIFVLNKIDIVSPDDLAEALDFTRRMLQEQLQTQDILLVPLSARLALEGKEQNDAERLKTSRMTELENLINDLIRCQKGALIISATASRALRILNELELGLELWRRGMEDSLEELERKIAAFETELAHLEQEREDSIYLLYREVDKLAARVAEDMETFERRVFPQLAGQLEDFIEDNYPRHSVKETAGLAQDYIKKIILGVLEKQREREKEIMQQEFARVAGRFFRRIEDIVDRLMAASAEIFQVEVHKTAYKDYILGDRYFYFHFYEHPTFIPAFEELTVASLLPKALLKKHILTKTRASLAELLNRNCGRVRADLVESLKEKVRQVAGELRLRSDAVAFSLKNALQKALKEKKASVAEQEKSRAKCEEEKQKLFILRQNLEGLLKLENN, from the coding sequence ATGCTGGAACATTTTCGTGAACAAAAAACACTGCTCAGCAATGCAGTCGAACAATTGATCACTCTGGCTGAAGCCGGAGAAAACCGCTTTGCGGTGGACCTGCTCACCGAAAGCCTGGCCCGGGTTGCCTCAGAGACATTCACCCTGGTGGTGATGGGTGAGTTTAAGCGGGGCAAGTCAACCCTGATCAATGCCCTGGTGGGGGCACGCATTCTGCCCACTGCCATCGTACCTCTTACAGCGATCCCCACCTTTATACGCTATGGCATGGAACCACAGGCAACGGTCGTGTTCCTGGACGGGCGGGCCGAAAAAGTACCCGTTGGGGATATCGTGCGGTATGTAACGGAAAAAGAAAACCCCCGCAACGTTAAGAAAGTACGTGAAGTCGAGGTCATTTATCCCGCCCCTTTTTTAGCGGAGGGGATTATTCTGGTGGATACTCCCGGGGTGGGTTCGGCCTACACCCATAATACCGAAGCGGCTTACGGCTACCTGCCCCGGGCCGACGCAGCGCTTTTTGTTATTTCGGTGGATGCACCGCTGGGCAAGGGAGAACTGGATTACCTGCGCGACGTACGGCATCATGTGCATAAGCTCATATTTGTGCTGAACAAAATTGACATTGTCAGTCCGGATGATCTGGCGGAAGCTTTAGACTTCACCCGCAGGATGCTGCAAGAACAACTTCAGACTCAGGACATTTTACTGGTCCCGCTTTCAGCCCGCCTGGCACTGGAAGGAAAAGAGCAAAATGATGCAGAACGGCTGAAAACAAGCCGGATGACGGAACTGGAGAACCTGATAAACGATTTGATCAGGTGCCAGAAGGGAGCGCTCATTATTTCAGCCACGGCCTCGCGGGCGCTGCGCATCCTGAACGAACTGGAGCTGGGCCTGGAGCTCTGGCGGCGCGGTATGGAAGATTCCCTTGAAGAGCTGGAGAGGAAGATTGCCGCCTTTGAAACAGAACTGGCACATCTGGAGCAGGAACGGGAAGACAGCATCTACTTGCTTTACCGGGAGGTAGATAAGCTGGCCGCGCGGGTGGCGGAAGACATGGAAACTTTTGAACGCCGTGTGTTTCCCCAGCTGGCCGGGCAGCTGGAGGACTTTATTGAGGATAATTACCCCAGGCATTCGGTGAAAGAAACTGCCGGCCTGGCCCAGGATTACATTAAGAAGATAATCCTGGGCGTGCTGGAAAAACAAAGGGAACGCGAAAAAGAAATAATGCAGCAGGAATTCGCCCGGGTGGCCGGACGGTTTTTTCGGCGCATCGAAGATATAGTAGACCGTTTGATGGCTGCCTCGGCAGAAATTTTCCAGGTAGAAGTACACAAAACGGCTTATAAAGACTATATTCTGGGCGATCGCTACTTCTACTTCCACTTTTACGAACACCCCACCTTTATTCCCGCTTTTGAAGAATTGACCGTGGCATCTCTTTTACCAAAGGCATTGCTTAAGAAACACATACTTACCAAAACCCGTGCCAGTTTGGCGGAGCTTTTGAACCGCAACTGTGGGAGGGTGCGGGCCGACCTGGTGGAGAGTTTAAAGGAAAAAGTACGCCAGGTGGCAGGTGAACTGAGGTTGCGCTCGGACGCTGTTGCCTTCAGCCTTAAAAACGCTTTGCAAAAAGCACTTAAGGAAAAGAAAGCCAGTGTCGCCGAACAAGAAAAATCCCGTGCCAAATGCGAAGAGGAAAAACAAAAGCTCTTTATTTTAAGACAAAATCTAGAAGGTCTTTTGAAACTGGAAAATAATTGA
- the mtaB gene encoding tRNA (N(6)-L-threonylcarbamoyladenosine(37)-C(2))-methylthiotransferase MtaB: MAVPRTVAVTTLGCKVNQYESAALVTLFRERGYKVVDFSEPADIYVINTCTVTHLGDRKSRQLIRRATRNNPHARVVVTGCYAQTSPEEVLSIPGVDLVVGTRDKSRIVDLVEELESRKEGPLAVVRDVFADQDYEELPVPALPSRVRAFLKIQEGCNNYCAYCIIPYARGPLRSRDPENVLAEARRLVAGGFKELVLTGIHTGAYGQDRPGDLDLAGLVERLAEIPGLVRLRLSSVEPMDITDKLVDTMATRPNVCRHLHIPLQSGDDTVLARMRRHYTTAWFRELVQRVRERMPGIAITTDIIVGFPGETDGQFENTFNFVREMALARLHVFKYSPRQGTAAASFPDQISAPVKEARSRRLIALGDELARSFAAKHIGQEVQVLVEEELPEKEGFFAGLTDNYLRVIFPARKNLVGELVTVRVEGIEGADLKGMII, encoded by the coding sequence ATGGCCGTGCCCAGAACTGTAGCCGTGACCACCCTGGGATGCAAGGTTAATCAATATGAGTCAGCAGCCCTGGTCACCCTGTTCCGGGAGCGGGGCTATAAAGTTGTGGACTTCAGCGAACCGGCGGACATTTATGTCATCAACACCTGTACGGTTACCCACCTGGGGGACCGCAAGTCAAGGCAGCTTATCCGGCGGGCCACGCGAAACAACCCCCATGCCCGCGTGGTGGTAACCGGCTGTTACGCCCAGACCTCTCCCGAAGAGGTGCTCTCCATCCCCGGTGTGGACCTGGTGGTGGGGACAAGGGACAAATCCCGCATTGTGGATCTGGTGGAGGAACTGGAAAGCCGTAAGGAAGGGCCGCTGGCCGTGGTACGGGATGTTTTTGCTGACCAGGATTACGAGGAACTGCCCGTACCGGCGCTACCCTCCCGGGTGCGGGCCTTTTTAAAAATCCAGGAAGGGTGCAATAATTATTGCGCCTACTGCATTATTCCCTATGCCCGGGGACCGCTGCGCAGCCGGGATCCGGAAAATGTCCTGGCCGAAGCCAGGAGGCTGGTAGCCGGGGGCTTTAAGGAACTGGTGCTCACCGGCATTCATACCGGGGCTTACGGCCAGGACCGGCCCGGCGACCTGGATCTGGCCGGCCTGGTGGAACGCCTGGCTGAAATTCCGGGGTTGGTGCGCCTGCGCCTCAGTTCGGTGGAACCGATGGACATTACAGATAAACTGGTGGATACAATGGCTACCAGGCCCAATGTCTGCCGCCACCTGCATATCCCCCTGCAAAGCGGCGATGATACGGTCCTGGCCCGTATGCGCCGTCACTATACCACGGCCTGGTTTCGTGAGCTGGTCCAAAGAGTGAGGGAGCGCATGCCCGGCATAGCCATTACCACCGACATTATTGTAGGTTTCCCCGGGGAAACCGACGGCCAGTTTGAAAATACGTTTAATTTTGTGCGCGAGATGGCTCTTGCCCGGCTGCATGTTTTCAAGTATTCCCCCCGGCAGGGTACGGCCGCGGCTTCCTTTCCCGACCAGATCAGTGCTCCGGTGAAAGAAGCGCGGAGCCGCCGGTTGATTGCCCTGGGAGATGAGCTCGCCCGCTCCTTTGCCGCCAAACATATTGGCCAGGAGGTCCAGGTGCTGGTGGAAGAAGAGTTGCCGGAAAAAGAAGGTTTCTTTGCCGGCCTTACCGATAATTACCTGCGGGTAATTTTTCCGGCCCGGAAAAATCTTGTGGGTGAGCTGGTAACGGTGCGGGTGGAAGGGATAGAAGGTGCAGATTTAAAAGGAATGATAATTTAA
- a CDS encoding MFS transporter, whose protein sequence is MESHGEKKMNQTTRKAFKFIILLGIVSLFSDMTYEGARSITGPFLAVLGATGTIVGFVAGLGELLGYGVRLLSGYISDRTGRYWPITILGYFLNLLAVPFLALAGNWPMAAGLMITERVGKAIRTPARDAMLSYATSEVGRGRGFGLHEALDQIGAITGPLIVALVLYFLKGNYKAGFAVLLVPASVALIILIAARILYPVPRELEAAPIMAEGKGLPSKFWLYLAAVALIAAGYVDYPLIAFHLGKTSLISPEWLPILYAIAMAADALAALIFGYLFDRTGINILVIAVLVSSSFAPLVFLGDFITVVTGMVIWGIGMGAQESVLRAAIAGMIPPDKRGTAYGVFNTGYGLFWFLGSALMGILYDLSVGYVVAFSVIAQLLAVPIMLYLGKRNNLKAI, encoded by the coding sequence ATGGAATCTCATGGAGAAAAGAAAATGAACCAAACCACCCGGAAAGCATTCAAATTCATTATCCTGCTGGGAATCGTTAGCCTCTTTTCAGACATGACCTATGAAGGTGCCCGCAGCATTACCGGTCCTTTTTTGGCAGTGCTGGGGGCCACCGGAACAATCGTTGGCTTCGTTGCCGGACTGGGAGAACTGCTGGGTTACGGCGTGCGGCTGCTTTCCGGTTATATAAGCGATCGTACGGGGAGATACTGGCCGATTACAATACTGGGGTATTTTCTCAACCTCCTGGCGGTTCCTTTTCTGGCCCTGGCAGGCAACTGGCCAATGGCAGCAGGTTTAATGATTACGGAAAGAGTGGGGAAGGCCATCCGCACTCCCGCCCGTGATGCCATGCTTTCTTACGCCACTTCAGAAGTTGGGAGAGGACGGGGATTTGGCCTCCACGAAGCTCTGGATCAAATTGGCGCCATTACCGGTCCCTTAATTGTAGCCCTGGTGTTATACTTTTTAAAAGGCAATTATAAAGCAGGATTTGCCGTTTTACTGGTGCCGGCTTCCGTAGCGCTAATAATCCTCATCGCTGCCAGGATTTTATATCCGGTCCCGCGAGAGCTGGAGGCAGCTCCAATCATGGCGGAAGGGAAAGGTTTACCGTCAAAATTCTGGCTTTACCTGGCAGCCGTCGCCCTCATAGCGGCCGGCTATGTTGATTATCCTTTAATTGCCTTCCACCTGGGCAAGACTTCTCTGATTTCGCCCGAATGGCTTCCAATACTTTATGCCATAGCAATGGCAGCCGATGCCCTGGCGGCTTTAATTTTTGGGTACTTGTTTGACCGTACCGGAATCAATATTCTGGTCATAGCTGTACTGGTTTCATCCTCATTTGCACCCTTAGTGTTTTTGGGGGACTTTATAACAGTTGTAACAGGGATGGTAATCTGGGGTATTGGTATGGGGGCACAGGAATCGGTTTTAAGGGCAGCCATTGCCGGTATGATCCCTCCTGATAAGCGCGGGACTGCCTACGGGGTGTTCAACACCGGCTACGGCCTGTTCTGGTTCCTGGGCAGCGCCCTGATGGGGATTTTGTATGACCTGTCGGTAGGGTATGTGGTGGCATTTTCGGTAATAGCTCAGTTACTGGCAGTACCAATTATGCTTTATCTGGGGAAACGCAACAACTTAAAAGCAATATGA
- the floA gene encoding flotillin-like protein FloA (flotillin-like protein involved in membrane lipid rafts), whose product MFTLLGLSTIIFFLLILIGVAVIFSFIPVGLWISALAAGVKIGIFTLVGMRLRRVPPAKIVGPLIKADKAGLNVTVNQLEAHYLAGGNVDRVVDALIAAERADIPLTFERAAAIDLAGRNVLEAVQMSVNPKVIQTPMVSAVAKDGIEVKVIARVTVRANIDRLVGGAGEETILARVGEGVVTTVGSAESHKHVLENPDSISRTVLGKGLDAGTAFEILSIDIADVDVGRNIGAQLQIDQAEADKRIAQAKAEERRAMAVAKEQEMRAMVEEMRARVVEAEAEVPRAMAEALRQGKLGVMDYYNMQNLLADTRMREGLARMGGEPGEPGESSMKGKER is encoded by the coding sequence ATGTTTACTCTGCTTGGACTTTCCACAATTATCTTCTTCCTGCTCATATTAATCGGCGTGGCGGTGATTTTCAGTTTCATCCCCGTAGGCCTGTGGATTTCCGCCCTGGCCGCAGGAGTCAAAATTGGCATTTTCACCCTGGTGGGCATGCGCCTGCGGCGGGTTCCGCCGGCAAAAATTGTCGGCCCGTTGATTAAGGCCGACAAGGCCGGCCTCAATGTAACCGTTAACCAGCTGGAAGCCCATTACCTCGCCGGGGGTAATGTGGACCGGGTGGTTGATGCCCTCATTGCCGCCGAGCGGGCCGACATTCCCCTCACCTTTGAGCGGGCCGCGGCCATCGATCTGGCCGGGCGCAATGTCCTGGAAGCGGTGCAGATGAGCGTCAACCCCAAGGTGATTCAAACCCCCATGGTATCTGCCGTGGCCAAGGACGGCATTGAGGTCAAGGTTATCGCCCGGGTCACGGTGCGGGCCAATATCGACCGCCTTGTGGGTGGTGCCGGTGAAGAAACCATCCTGGCCCGGGTTGGCGAGGGCGTGGTGACTACAGTGGGCAGCGCGGAAAGCCACAAGCACGTGCTGGAAAACCCGGACTCCATTTCCCGGACCGTGCTGGGGAAGGGCCTGGATGCCGGTACGGCTTTCGAAATCCTTTCCATTGATATTGCCGACGTGGATGTGGGGCGGAACATCGGTGCCCAGTTGCAAATCGACCAGGCGGAAGCCGACAAGCGCATTGCCCAGGCCAAGGCAGAGGAGCGGCGGGCCATGGCCGTGGCCAAAGAGCAGGAGATGCGGGCCATGGTGGAGGAAATGCGCGCCCGGGTGGTGGAAGCGGAAGCGGAAGTGCCCCGGGCCATGGCCGAGGCTTTACGCCAGGGCAAACTGGGTGTCATGGATTACTACAACATGCAAAACCTGCTGGCCGATACCCGTATGCGTGAGGGTCTGGCCAGAATGGGCGGCGAACCGGGTGAGCCCGGCGAGTCCTCCATGAAAGGAAAGGAACGCTAA
- the rpsU gene encoding 30S ribosomal protein S21 yields the protein MPEVRVGKNETLDSALRRFKRSCQKAGVLAEARRHEHYEKPSVRRKKKSEAARRRKYR from the coding sequence GTGCCAGAAGTACGTGTTGGTAAGAATGAGACCCTGGATAGCGCCCTCCGTCGCTTCAAGCGTTCCTGTCAGAAAGCCGGCGTCTTAGCCGAAGCAAGACGGCATGAACATTACGAAAAACCCAGTGTGCGGCGCAAGAAAAAATCCGAAGCGGCCAGAAGGCGTAAGTACCGTTAA
- the prmA gene encoding 50S ribosomal protein L11 methyltransferase, translating into MQWLEIAITTPAEWVEAVSNMFIELGTGGVAIEDPALFSLYLQEPQDEVALDPLSLPREPVVKAYLPVDENLDARLAALKERLTAVAGEGIFNINTKKIREEDWACSWKAYYKPVCVGRKLVVKPAWEEYRALAGQVVIEMDPGMAFGCGTHPSTRLCLSLLEDVLAGGEVVVDVGTGSGILAIAAALLGARRVVAVDNDPVAVAAARQNVEQNRVQDLVEVVCGDLLANIEGPVDVVVANIVADVIIRLALQARKILKPDGLFIASGIIKGREHDVAGALHSHGFEIIDRRCSGEWHALLARGGCRP; encoded by the coding sequence TTGCAGTGGTTGGAAATTGCTATCACTACGCCTGCCGAGTGGGTGGAGGCGGTAAGCAATATGTTTATTGAATTGGGTACCGGCGGGGTGGCCATTGAGGACCCCGCCCTCTTTTCTTTATATTTGCAGGAACCGCAGGATGAGGTGGCTCTGGACCCTCTATCCTTGCCGCGGGAGCCGGTGGTGAAGGCTTACCTGCCCGTGGATGAAAATTTGGACGCCCGTTTGGCCGCCCTGAAAGAGCGGCTTACCGCTGTGGCCGGTGAGGGTATCTTTAACATAAACACTAAAAAGATCAGGGAAGAGGATTGGGCCTGTTCCTGGAAGGCTTATTATAAGCCCGTTTGTGTGGGCAGGAAACTGGTGGTGAAACCCGCCTGGGAAGAATACCGGGCCCTCGCGGGCCAGGTAGTGATCGAAATGGACCCGGGGATGGCCTTTGGCTGCGGCACCCACCCCAGCACGCGCCTTTGTCTTTCCCTGCTGGAGGATGTCCTGGCCGGCGGTGAAGTGGTGGTGGATGTGGGTACGGGTTCGGGCATCCTGGCCATTGCCGCCGCCCTGCTGGGTGCCCGCCGGGTGGTGGCGGTGGACAACGACCCGGTGGCCGTGGCGGCCGCCCGGCAAAATGTAGAGCAAAACCGGGTGCAGGACCTGGTGGAGGTCGTGTGCGGCGATTTACTGGCCAATATTGAAGGCCCCGTGGATGTGGTGGTGGCCAATATCGTGGCCGATGTGATTATTCGCCTGGCCCTCCAGGCGCGGAAGATTCTAAAACCCGACGGCCTCTTTATTGCCTCAGGTATCATCAAGGGACGGGAGCATGATGTCGCTGGCGCCCTGCATTCTCACGGTTTTGAGATTATAGATCGGCGCTGCAGTGGCGAGTGGCATGCCCTGCTGGCCCGTGGGGGGTGCCGGCCATAG
- a CDS encoding 16S rRNA (uracil(1498)-N(3))-methyltransferase: MGYFFVSPEQITGGRVTITGPDVVHISRVLRLGPGDVITVMDGRGKGYRVRLTGITGTAVEGVILEQFIPGGEAPLKVTLVQGLSKGDKMDIIIQKSTELGVSCVVPLACRRSVVRLTPAKARERQQRWQRIALEAAKQSRRAIVPRVTEVMDLPAVLDLISPGALALMPWEEERELSLKAALRGQSCGEVFIFIGPEGGFAAGEVAVARERGVLSVSLGPRILRTETAGLATLTMILYELGDLGGYPAGTDR, encoded by the coding sequence ATAGGTTATTTCTTTGTTTCCCCGGAGCAGATCACCGGGGGACGGGTGACCATTACCGGGCCCGATGTGGTGCATATTTCCCGGGTGTTGCGCCTTGGACCCGGGGACGTGATCACGGTTATGGACGGGCGGGGCAAGGGGTACCGGGTGAGGTTGACCGGCATCACCGGAACTGCCGTCGAAGGGGTGATCCTGGAGCAATTTATCCCCGGAGGAGAAGCTCCCCTGAAGGTGACCCTGGTCCAGGGGCTTTCCAAGGGCGACAAAATGGACATAATTATACAAAAGAGCACCGAGCTCGGCGTATCCTGTGTTGTTCCTTTAGCCTGCCGCCGTTCCGTGGTCCGGCTTACCCCGGCCAAGGCCCGGGAACGCCAGCAGCGCTGGCAGCGGATAGCCCTAGAAGCGGCCAAGCAGTCCCGCCGGGCAATAGTGCCCCGGGTCACCGAAGTTATGGACCTGCCGGCAGTGCTTGACCTCATATCCCCGGGTGCCCTGGCCCTGATGCCCTGGGAGGAAGAACGAGAGCTTTCCCTGAAAGCAGCCCTCAGAGGGCAGTCCTGCGGGGAAGTGTTTATCTTCATCGGTCCTGAGGGCGGGTTTGCTGCCGGGGAAGTGGCCGTGGCCAGGGAAAGGGGTGTGCTTTCCGTTTCCCTGGGCCCGCGAATTCTGCGCACGGAAACGGCAGGACTGGCCACACTAACTATGATTCTTTATGAGCTGGGGGACCTGGGCGGGTATCCAGCAGGTACTGACCGGTGA